A window of Phragmites australis chromosome 2, lpPhrAust1.1, whole genome shotgun sequence genomic DNA:
ACGGGGACGGGAAGCAGGCCTCGCTGTCGAGGATGGCCTCCTTGAGCTCCCGCTGTATCGACGCCCTCACCGGCGACGCCACCAGGTCTTCCCACACCGACTCCGCACCGCCCGTCGGATGCCCGTCCGGGTAGAGCTCGTGCACGCAGTTGGCCTCCTCGTTGATCCTGCTCACCCTGTCCAGCAGCCCGATCTCCTCCACGTCAACCAGCAGCCTGCTGTCCTTGTCCTTCCACCCGATCAGCTGTATGCATGACAACGTGCACAGAAAATGCTTCTCAGATCTCAAACATCACCGATCGGTGCAGaaaatatatgtgcatgtgtcGGTCGAGGCCTCCGACGGACCTTTGCGCCGGCGATGGTGTTGGTGCTGTAGAGCCTGGCGTTGTCGACGAGGTCGCAGTACTTCCGGAATGCGCCGGCGAAGCGCTTGTGCGACTTGAGCTGCGAGTTCACCCGCACGGCTCTCCCGGATATGATCGCTCGCCTGCCACCGTGGTGGTGAGTCGTGTCAAACGCATGCCAAGCTGCTTGTGTTGAAGTTATAAAAGAGTCGTCCTTCGTGCTTACTTAGTTACCTGATGCCCCTGACGACGGCGAGGTAGGCGTCGCAGATGATGCCGACGAGCTCGATGCGGTACGGTTTCCTCGTTctgggccctccctgctgctcgccgccggcgccatCCTCCTCAACGGGCTCCCAGTACTGCTCGGTGGTCGTCCCGTCGGCGGCAACCTTGTAGCCGACCCCCATGCGGTGCCGCTGCCGGTGCACGGACCGCGCCATGGCGATGGTCTGCAGCACGAACGGCTCCCACGACATCGTGCCATCCATGATCACGTCCCGACCCTCGTTCAGTGCCGTCACCAGCAGCGACGACGCCGCGTCCGTCGACGACTGGTGCACCTGGGCGCATGCATCACGTGCCATTGCTCTGGATCAGTGCCATGTCTATATATGCCTATATGGTGCATGCGAGCATCGTCGCAACAAGAGGGCAGTTTGGACGCACCAGCTCGGCTGTCTGCAGCATGTCGTTGTGATGGCCCCGCGAGCTGATGGCTTGGTAGATGACGTCCGACTCCTTGAACGCGTCGGCCTCCACGACCACGGCGTTCGCCGCCGCGCCAGTCCAGAACACCCTGCACGTGCGCCGTGGTAGTCAGGTAACGGCGTAACGCTACTCATGCTCCTGAGGCTGCACTTGATTTCTGTGAGTGAATCAATTGAAACGAATGACTCACTCCTTCATGATCTGTTTGAGCACGGTGCTCTTGCCAGCGCCCATGCCGCCGCCCATCAGTAGGAGGACAGGGCTG
This region includes:
- the LOC133906971 gene encoding calmodulin calcium-dependent NAD kinase-like, which translates into the protein MLRAILPERFGHWAPAANDRERMKDSSAKVVPLLLLSGAGRVHEIQTFAHYVANQIGFDDLNECPHLCTLAYDYLKKNEGYDQNLLAFFHNKMNPDALLVKLIEELDKCILGYFSFHWKCATHVITQVLTSEQPKRKLRRMVMEATRKMRFERVTRELKVTRLFSTLMEELKAIGISCYDNRPGTDVMVPVAHSDRSPVLLLMGGGMGAGKSTVLKQIMKEVFWTGAAANAVVVEADAFKESDVIYQAISSRGHHNDMLQTAELVHQSSTDAASSLLVTALNEGRDVIMDGTMSWEPFVLQTIAMARSVHRQRHRMGVGYKVAADGTTTEQYWEPVEEDGAGGEQQGGPRTRKPYRIELVGIICDAYLAVVRGIRRAIISGRAVRVNSQLKSHKRFAGAFRKYCDLVDNARLYSTNTIAGAKLIGWKDKDSRLLVDVEEIGLLDRVSRINEEANCVHELYPDGHPTGGAESVWEDLVASPVRASIQRELKEAILDSEACFPSP